A portion of the Pseudomonas koreensis genome contains these proteins:
- a CDS encoding DUF4381 domain-containing protein, translating to MNGLEQLQPLISPPPIAFWPPAPGWWLLLLLLPLLGFAVWKLRRFIPMKKRPVVRAEQPLDPVRVAALAELAQMPKPYDGAPAGAWLQQLNGLLKRLCRNHYPYSQSHTLNGRKWLAFLDNRCPAAGLTRWMVLVEGAYKPECKLDDKAIAGLTQAVDTWIRKHV from the coding sequence ATGAACGGCCTCGAGCAGTTGCAACCGCTGATCTCACCGCCGCCGATTGCCTTCTGGCCGCCGGCGCCGGGCTGGTGGCTGCTGCTTCTGCTGTTGCCGCTGCTGGGTTTCGCCGTATGGAAGCTGCGCCGTTTCATTCCGATGAAGAAACGCCCGGTGGTGCGCGCCGAGCAACCGCTGGATCCGGTGCGCGTCGCCGCCCTCGCCGAATTGGCGCAAATGCCCAAGCCCTACGACGGCGCGCCGGCCGGCGCCTGGCTGCAACAACTCAACGGCCTGCTCAAACGCCTGTGCCGCAACCACTATCCGTACAGCCAGAGCCACACCCTCAACGGGCGCAAATGGCTGGCCTTCCTCGATAACCGCTGCCCTGCCGCCGGCCTGACGCGCTGGATGGTGCTGGTCGAGGGCGCGTACAAACCGGAATGCAAACTCGACGACAAAGCCATCGCCGGCCTGACCCAGGCAGTCGACACGTGGATCCGCAAACATGTTTGA